AAACTGGTGCAGCATCTCGGCCGGGCCGAGGCGCTCGGACCCTACCTGATGGGGATGCGGCGCCCGGTCAGCGTGCTGCAGCACGGGACGACGGTGACCGACATCGTGAACCTGGCGACCATCACCGCGGTGGCTGCCGACTTCGGCGGGACGGCGGTGCCGGTGGCCGCTCCGGCGCCTGAGCCGGTCGGCGCGAGATAGCCGGTGTCGTGACAGCAGTGGGCGGCGCGCGCACACCCGTGTGCGCGTTCCGCCCGTTTTCGTGCGCGTCCGGCACGTCCCGCCCGGCGCGCACTCATGTTCCAGCCGGGCTGGCCGATTGGTGTGAGCGAACTGTTCCGTCTCGTCTGGTGCGCGCCATGGCCTCGAAGCCCATCGAACTCGCCCTCAACCGTCCGGACGCCTCGCCAGCCCAGGCGGCGCGTCTGCGCGACCTCGTCGGCCGTTTACTGGATCTGCTCGCCGAGCACGTCCCCGACCACCAGGGACTGAAGAGCGACGACTTCCGGAGGCGGCTCGAGCGTTATCAGCGCGACCTCGAGGCGGCCGTCTCGCTCAAGGACACCGACACGGCAGCCGCGGCGTGTGTCGAGGACTGCGACCGCTTTCTCAAGGAAGTGCGCAAGTACGGCGCCGACCGCGAGGCCGAGTTCGTCGGGGTCATCGACTTCCTCCGTCAGCTCATCGAGACGGTCAAGGGCGATGCCAAGGAATTCCAGGCCGGTCTCGACCGATCGACGGCGCAGTTTGCCCGCCTCGTCGATCTCGAGGACATCCGCCAGATCAAGACGGCCCTCGCCAGGGAGGTCGTTGAACTGAAGCGCGTCGTGGCGGAACGCGAGAAGAAGGAACAGGCCCAGATCACGACCCTGGTCGGGCGCATGCAGACGCTCGAGGCCAACCTGGTCGCCGCCAAGGAGGAGGCCCAGAAGGATGGGCTGACGGCCGTGGCCAACCGGAAGACCTTCGATCGGACGCTGCCGCAGTGGCTGGCGGCCTCCCGGCAGAACGGCGGCCGGTTCGCCCTGGCGATGATTGACCTCGACAACTTCAAGGTCATCAACGACACGCACGGGCACCAGGTGGGCGACCGGGTCCTCGTGTGCGCGGCGCGGCTCTTCGAGGCCAACGTGCGGGCCACCGACATCGTCTCGCGTTATGGGGGAGAGGAGTTCGCGATCCTCTTCGCGGGTGCCTCGGCCGCGCAGGCCCGCGCTCGTCTGGCGGCCATGATGGGCCAGGTCGCACCGGCCTACGAGTACCAGGCGGCCGGCCAGACGCGCCACGTGAGCTTCACCTTTTCGGTCGGGCTGACCGAGTTCCAGGGCAACGACACGGCCGATTCGATCGTCCGCCGCGCCGATGAGGCGCTCTACGAGGCCAAGCGTCGGGGGAAGAACCGGATCGAGATGTCCGGCACCTCCTTCCTGAAGCGCCTGCTGGCCTGAGCCATCAGCGCCTGGATCTCAGCGGCAGGCCGGTATGGGTCCGGCGGCGAGCTGGACCCGCCCCGCGGCACCATCCCACCAGAGCACCGCTTCGCAGGCGCCACGCTCGCGCACGGCTCTGGCGATGGCTTCGTCCTCCTGTGCGTGCTCGAAACGCACATCGAGGTCGTCGCGTCCGTAGGCCCGCGCGATCGCCACGTGGAACGACGTGATGAACACGTACGCCCGGCCGTGGTTGAGCGGCACGCGGAAGAACCGAAGGGTCGCACCCGTGGGAGGAGCGGGGAGCAGGGTACGCGCCTGGGAGGGAATGGCCTCGGCGATGGCGCCGGCAGCGATCCAGTCCGCCGCGGTCAACCGCAGCTGCCGCGTCCAGAGGCCGGCCATGGGCAGCGCGACCGCCAGCGCGATCGCGAGCGTCGCCGGGGGACGCCTGCGGGCCAGCGCCACCAGTCCCGTGGCCAGTGCCAGCGACAGGCCGGCCACGCTGGCGTAGGCGAACCGGTCGGTATAGCCCGGGAACGTGGCGAACGGGACGAACCAGATCACCGCGAGGGCGGCGCCCGCGAGCCACGGGGCTCGTGCGCCTTTCTCGGTGCGCGCCGAGAGGGCGGCGCCGGCACCCGACAGCGCCAGGGTGCCCGCGGTCGCCCAGAACGTCGTGCTCTGCGCGGCGGTGCCTCCCAGGCCGCACGAGCCGCACGCGAGCAAACGGACGGCCAGCGCGCGCGCGTTCGACCACGCGACCGCGGGGTCGAGGGTGATGGCCGTCGCCTCGCTGCTCGAGAGTCCCACGCGCCGGAACACCAGGTAGGCGACGACCAGGACGGCGTACGGGAGCGTTGTCCGGG
The Acidobacteriota bacterium DNA segment above includes these coding regions:
- a CDS encoding GGDEF domain-containing protein, translated to MASKPIELALNRPDASPAQAARLRDLVGRLLDLLAEHVPDHQGLKSDDFRRRLERYQRDLEAAVSLKDTDTAAAACVEDCDRFLKEVRKYGADREAEFVGVIDFLRQLIETVKGDAKEFQAGLDRSTAQFARLVDLEDIRQIKTALAREVVELKRVVAEREKKEQAQITTLVGRMQTLEANLVAAKEEAQKDGLTAVANRKTFDRTLPQWLAASRQNGGRFALAMIDLDNFKVINDTHGHQVGDRVLVCAARLFEANVRATDIVSRYGGEEFAILFAGASAAQARARLAAMMGQVAPAYEYQAAGQTRHVSFTFSVGLTEFQGNDTADSIVRRADEALYEAKRRGKNRIEMSGTSFLKRLLA